TGCGGTGCGGCCCTTTATTGAGATTCGACGTGCGAGCGAGCACGCCGCCGGGCGAGGTATACCCTGGTAGATTACGATACAGCGCCAGAAAGAAAATCTGGGGCTACCTTGACAAAAACCTTGTTATGGGGGTTAGGTCCCCCCCAGGGACCGTAACCCGACGATGTACCCATTCATTTTGCCCGCCCCTCTCCCGCCTCGTATGAACGCACCTGCCATCCATGACGCCGCCCCCGCCTCAGGAGACGGGGGCTTCTCAGAGGGTCGCCGCGTTGCGGCTCTTTTGAGGCCGAATCCAACGGCAGGTTATCGGGATGGTGCGCGACAGCCCGTCCGCTCAGCCCTGTTCATCATCATGGCCCTCCTCCTATCCGCCGGCGCCGCGCAGGGGCAAATCATCCGGGACACCCTCGATCACAGGCGCTATTTCCCGCTCGCCGTGGGCAATGAGTGGCAGTACGAAGGTCATGGATTTGCTTCCGCCATCCCTTTTTATGAGCGGAAACGCGTCGTCGCCGATACGCTGGTAGGGGACCGCCGGTATTTCCGCTATGTCGTAGAAGGGTTCGATCACTCCATGGTCCTCATTCGCACGCACACAGCCTGGCTGCGATATAATGCGGCTGGCGCCGTCGTCGCGTTCGCGGATCCCGGCGAAGATACCATGGCTATCGACTCCACCCTCTTCTGGTATCACAAGGATTTTGGTGACAGCGTAGATGCGGAATTCGGAGCCCGAGCCATCGTGGAGGGACGATATGACACGACGGTTTTTATCGGTACCACGGTCGTGCCGGTTGCCGCCGTCAAGTATCTCGGCGAGCGTGTACCTTTCGTTCCTTTCGTTTCGGAGGTGATAGCCGCCGGTTTCGGTCTGGTGAGCTATCAGTA
Above is a genomic segment from Rhodothermales bacterium containing:
- a CDS encoding T9SS type A sorting domain-containing protein, with amino-acid sequence MALLLSAGAAQGQIIRDTLDHRRYFPLAVGNEWQYEGHGFASAIPFYERKRVVADTLVGDRRYFRYVVEGFDHSMVLIRTHTAWLRYNAAGAVVAFADPGEDTMAIDSTLFWYHKDFGDSVDAEFGARAIVEGRYDTTVFIGTTVVPVAAVKYLGERVPFVPFVSEVIAAGFGLVSYQYWDGDEAGLTYARIDGRTYGVPAIHVGYEQPAHPLPATHILSLFPMPAGETVTIGYALRADHGATIDVIDLLGRTLITGPISAGSASLSEKSIDVSPLRGGTYLVRLTDDAGHADTAVLIKR